The sequence TTCGAACCCCTGACCCACGGCTTAGAAGGCCGTTGCTCTGTCCCCTGAGCTACAGGCGCGTCGATCTGCAACCGGCCGCGCCCGTCGACCGCCACCTCGATGACTGACGGAGCGGCACATCTTACCATAGCGTCGCGAGCCCGCGACTAGGGCACCTGGAACGGGAAGCTCCGCAGCCGGCCGGTGGAATCGACGGTCACGAGCGTGTGGGGCCCTGGTCTCAGCCCCTCGGCCGGAAGGACGATCTGGATCTTCGTCTCCTTCGGGCCGGTCCACGATCCCTGCCACAGCTCCTTCCCGCCCGGCGCGTCGAGCTTCACCTGGTAGGGGGGGTGCGCCGCGGGGTCGCCGCCTCCGGGCACGAGCTCGAGCCTGTAGACTCCCCCGGCCGCCGCCTGCGGCAGCCGCGTCGGCGACGGACCGGCACGCAGCCCTTCGGCGCTCGCCTGGAGGCCGACGATCGGCTCGGACGGGTCGAGGACCAGCGGCGCCGGTGCCGGCGCCGGAACGGTCCGCCTCCCGATCAACCACGCCATCGGAATGAACGCCGCGAGGAACAGCGCGACGACCTGCAGCCAGAGACCGGCCGGGCGCGCCGGCCCACCGATCCCGGTTTCATTTTGCATGCCCGCTCTCGATTCCGTGTCTCGTGGGAGAGCGACGACCCCGGCGCCCGGTTCCGGGCGCCGGGGGATCGCAGGATGGATGGCGCGCCTGAGAGGATTCGAACCTCCGACTCCCAGCTCCGGAGGCTGGTGCTCTGATCCACTGAGCTACAGGCGCGTTCGTATGACTTCGTCCAGGGGCCCGAGGTCCTGCTCTCGAGCCCGGGGGTGGTCGGGGCGAGTGGATTCGAACCACCGACCCTCTGCTCCCAAAGCAGATGCGCTACCAGGCTGCGCTACGCCCCGCGGACGAAGATTCTATACCAGCCGGCCTTTGGATTGGATCAGTGATGCGATCCGCGCGGCGAAGGACGCGAACCGCCCCCGCCACGGGGTGACGAGCGTGGACTTCCTCCGCCGCCGTGGAAACCGCCGCGGAACGACCCGCCGCCCCGCGGAACGTACCCGAAGGAGTGGTGGCGATACGAGTAGTACGGCGAGGAGAAGTAGTAGGACCTGTAGGGATAGTAGTAGCGAGGGTAATAATAATAAGGATAGGGATAGCCGTAGGAGTAGACGAAGCCGTAGTATCCCGGCCAGTAATCGTAGTCCGGATACGCGCCATACCCGCCATAGCCGCCGGACCCACCGTATCCGCCAGACCCGCCGTACGGTTCCTCCTGGATACCCTCGCCGTTGTACTCCGCCCCGTCATCCGGGGAGGAGGTCGGCGGGGCCTGGGTGGCGTCCGGCTGCGAAGTCCCTCCTTCGGGCGTCCCCGTCCCCTCGCCACCGAGACGGCTCGGGCGACCCCACTGGCTCGCGCCGGTTCCGCGCTGATCCTGGGGAGCTGCCGTTCCGCCGGAGCGCGCGCCCTCGTGATTCTCCAGGACGGCGCTTTCGGCACTGATCACCTCGATCAGATTCTTGCCCGCTCCCGCCTCGCGCAGTCGATCGAGATCTCCTGGAGCAAGACGGAACGCCAGGTTCTTCTCCTCGATGCGGTGGATGATCTCTTTCTGATCGATCCCCGCGTCCATCAAGGCGAGGACGTAATCGACGCCGACGATCTTCTGTTGGGAAGACGCGGCCAGGAGTGGAAGGATGCAGAGCAGGAGGGCCGGCAAAACCAGGGTCATTGCGCGCTTCATGGTCATCTCCGAGGAAGTTCTCTTTCCGGTCCTTAATGATACACCTCCCCCGGGCGCTTCGCCACAAGCTCCGTTCGGCGGGGGGCCGGCCTTGAACGTCAGGACAGACGCGGCTTCCAGGCCCGCGGCCGGATCGGGTTGTCCGGACTGGGGTTAACTGTCGCCGGGATGGTCGGGCGGGGTCTTCAGTGCGCGACAAGCGGCTCTTTGACTTCCGTGATGATCGACGTCACCGGCGCCGCGTTTCGGGGGTCGGAGGCGTCCCGGTATTCCAGGCGGGCGACGATGGCGCGCGCCCCGGTCGGGACCGGAATCGTGAAACGCTCCCGGCGTGACTCCATCGGCTTGATCCGCGTATCGCTCCCGACCGACGCCGCCTTCAAGAAGAGATCGGCGACGCTCTCCAGGACAACACCCTTCTCGTCATTCAGCTCGCGCCGGTACACTCTCTCCTGCCGGTAATCCAGCTTGCCATCGGAGGTCTCGGCGCCGACCGCCAGGACGAGACTCTTGGTGGACAGACCGCCCGGCACGGAGTGACCGGCGCCGGCGTTCTTCACGACGACCACGACATCGGCGGAGCCCCCGCTGGCCGCCACCGATTCGATCTTCAGATCCAGACCGCGCGCCACCTGACTGATGGCGCTGCCGCCGACGAGGCGATGCTGGTTGACGATCCGGAGCGCTCCCTTCGCCGGTGCGTCTTTCGCCACCGTGCCGGGAACGAGAGCCATGTGGCAGTCCTGACAGGGGACCCCGCGCACAGGGTACGGCCCTTCCTTCCACTCGCTGTAATTGGAGAGGACGAGAA comes from Candidatus Dormiibacterota bacterium and encodes:
- a CDS encoding multiheme c-type cytochrome, with the protein product MRHAPKGQLALGILLLLAPCAPSWSAAPAQTRRAGGPYAAAANCGACHDVIYKAWGESPHARSATSPAYLEALRRVIEPATDAKAAREACVWCHAPTTLTTGDIELQHGTSREGVTCDFCHTVADVDLDKTPPFELKPGPVKRGPFEYGRMRAHETLRSSLHRASPLLCASCHEFKNAKGVLVLSNYSEWKEGPYPVRGVPCQDCHMALVPGTVAKDAPAKGALRIVNQHRLVGGSAISQVARGLDLKIESVAASGGSADVVVVVKNAGAGHSVPGGLSTKSLVLAVGAETSDGKLDYRQERVYRRELNDEKGVVLESVADLFLKAASVGSDTRIKPMESRRERFTIPVPTGARAIVARLEYRDASDPRNAAPVTSIITEVKEPLVAH